The Halobacillus amylolyticus nucleotide sequence ACGGCAGACTACGTCATGATGCGATGTCTCAACCAAACCTCGGCCTTCCCAGCAGCCGATATTGGCCTACACCATGCGTTAAGAAAACAACTCGGATTAGATCGTAAACCTTCGACGGAATATGTTGAAAAACTATCAAGGAATTGGGGGGATTGGCGAGCATATGCAGCCTTTTATTTGTGGAGGTCTCAATATGGATAAACCAAGTACACTGGATCCCCTTCCTACAGAGGTTGGGATTTTGGAAATCCAAAGGTAGAATGTAGTCCTAAAAAGTAAATTATAGGGTTATGCAGTTAATCTTTCGGGAAAAGATGGTTGTTGAAGTATGCAAAGTCTATGAAATGAGAAAATATAAAATATATTATTTAATCTTAAAGAGAACAAGAACTGCAAAGGGGATGTTTCAGACTATGGACGGAAAAGAAAAACGTTGGAAAGAGAGGTTTGAGAATTTCAAACGGTGTTATAAACTTTTGGATAAATAATCCAATAAAAATATTAAAACAGAATTGGAGAGAGCAGGAGTCATTCGATTTTTTGAAGTGACGATTGAATTGGCGTGGAAGGTGCAAAAAGACTATCTGGAATCAGAAGGGCATCTCGTTAGAAGTCCAAGAGCAACGATCAAACAATCCTATCAAGATGGTTTGATTGAAGATGGTCACACTTGGATGGATGCATTAGATAAAAGAAATTCAACAACACATACGTATGATGAGGTGTTGGCTGAGAAACTAGTTAATGAAATCATACAAAGGTTTCTCCCCGCCTTTAAACAATTATATATAACTCTGCGGGAGAAACTTTAGTTATGTATGGGTTACTGGAAAGAGACCTGGATTATATGATGCAAGCTTTTAAAAGTCTTACGGAAATTGAGACGGTTCGTTTATTTGGAAGTCGGGCCATGGGAAATTACAAAAAGGGATCAGATATAGATCTAGCTGTTTTTTGGGCCCATGTAACCAGTCGTACTATTTTTAAGCTGACTGAGTTATTAGAAGAAGTGTATCCTCTCCCTTATTTTTTTGATATTGTTCATTATGAATCGATAACAAATGCAAAGTTTAAGGAGTGTATAGATCAACAAGGGGTAGATCTATTCAAACGTGTATAATAAACTCACCCCACTGGTGTATAGTAATAACTTCCACATAGGAATAAAAGTCATGATTGAAACTATACCGTCTGGATAGTATAGTCATAGTCATAGTCGTAAATCTTTTATTAAAAGGAGATTAGTATGGGCAGAAATTCTAGGAAAGTAGAAATTCTTCATGCTGCATCTAAAATTGTTAGTGATAAGGGTATTTTTAATTTAACCTTAGAAGCGGTAGCCGAACAGGCGGGAATTAGTAAAGGCGGCTTGCTCTATCATTTTCCATCGAAGGAAGCGTTAGTTAAGGGAATGGTGGAACATTTAGCTAGTAATTATCAAGAGAAGATCAGTCATAATGCTGAATTAGATCCAATTGAAAAAGGAAAATGGACACGCTCCTTTTTGAATGTAACGTTTAATCAAAGTTATGAAAATAAGGATATGAACGCTGGGTTACTTGCTGCTAAAGCGGTAAACTCGGATTTGCTTCATCCAATTCGTGAGGCCTATTCGAATTGGCAGCATGAAATTGAGAATGACGGATTAGACCCCATTAAAGCAACGATTATTCGTTTAGCCATTGACGGGATTTGGCTATCTGAACTGTTTGATATTTATCAGATTGAAGAGGATAAGAAAGATGAAGTGTACAGAAGATTGAAATCATGGGCAGAAGAGGAATGAGCTCCATCCATTAGGGTGGAGCTTTTTTTGTTGCTTAAAAAGGTTAGCGCTTCGGATATTTTGGTGAACGCTCACAAATAGGTGCCAAGCGCTCGGAAAATAGCTTTAGGCGCTCACAAAAGTGACTAACCGATCACTTTTTCTTTCTAAACGCTCATCGCTTGAAACTTTAACAAGAAAACAAAACATTTAATTAAATTTTTTAAATAAAATATTCAACTTGTTTAGTTTTTTCTGTACAGATGTGAAGCGCTGATATGAAAGGGTATATAGAATTTTTATTGTATTGTAATAATGCTCAGGAACGTTTATAGACGTGAATAATCACTTGAAACGTAACCGTCTGGATGGTACAGTTTTATTTGTATTTAGAAACCGTCTGGATGGTATAGTAATTAACTTTTATAAATATAGACAAACATTTTAGGAGGAAAACACGATGAATAATAAAGTGTTATTAACAGCAGCTGTTACAGGTGCAGGTGATACAACGCAAAAAAACCCTCATGTCCCGGTAACACCGAAAGAAATTGCTGATTCGGCGATCGAGTCTGCTAAAGCTGGGGCTACGGTAGCGCATGTCCATGCTCGTGACCCGCAAACGGGTGGGATTAGCCATAACGTTGATCATTATCGTGAAATTGTCGATCGCATTCGCGAATCGGATACAGATGTCGTTATTAATATTACATCAGGTGGCGGCGGTGATTTTATTCCGAGTCTAGCCACGCCAGCTGCTGGCGGTGATGGTACGGATATGCAGACACCGGAAGAACGTCATGCACCTGTGGGGCAATTGCTTCCTGAAATGTGTACGCTTGACTGCGGCAGTACGAACTTTGGAAATATGATTTATCTAAGTCCGACAGATTGGCTTCGTGAGCAAGCGAAGCTCGTTCAAGCAAGCGGTGTAAAGCCAGAGCTTGAATGCTTTGACACTGGTCATGTGCGTTTTGCTAAGCAATTAATTAATGAAGGTCTTGTTGATGGAGATCCGATGTTCCAATTTTGTCTCGGCATTCCTTGGGGGCAGAGGCAGACGCAGAAACGATGCTTTATATGAAGAATCGGTTACCTGAAAATGCTCACTGGTCCGCGTTTGGTATCGGACGCATGCAAATGCCGATAGCGGCACAGGCAGCTATGTTAGGCGGCAATGTTCGGGTTGGTTTAGAAGACAATATTTATTTGAAAAAAGGTGTTATGGCACGAAATGACCAACTTGTTGATAAAGCAGTCGATATGCTGCACGGAAATGGTATAGAGATTATGACACCACAAGAAGCTCGCGAACAATTTAATCTGCGTAACCCTCATGAAGGAGGAAAATAACTATGGCTATGAACAGAACAATTAATAATATTACAGTAGTTGGAACAGGAGTCATCGGGAATGGCTGGATCGCTCGCTTTCTAGCTCAAGGCTATGATGTCGTTGCCTTTGACCCAGCTGTTGGTGCTGAAGAGCGCACTCGTAAAGCAATTGACCATGCCTGGACA carries:
- a CDS encoding nucleotidyltransferase substrate binding protein, which codes for MKTELERAGVIRFFEVTIELAWKVQKDYLESEGHLVRSPRATIKQSYQDGLIEDGHTWMDALDKRNSTTHTYDEVLAEKLVNEIIQRFLPAFKQLYITLREKL
- a CDS encoding TetR/AcrR family transcriptional regulator, with translation MGRNSRKVEILHAASKIVSDKGIFNLTLEAVAEQAGISKGGLLYHFPSKEALVKGMVEHLASNYQEKISHNAELDPIEKGKWTRSFLNVTFNQSYENKDMNAGLLAAKAVNSDLLHPIREAYSNWQHEIENDGLDPIKATIIRLAIDGIWLSELFDIYQIEEDKKDEVYRRLKSWAEEE
- a CDS encoding nucleotidyltransferase family protein, with the translated sequence MYGLLERDLDYMMQAFKSLTEIETVRLFGSRAMGNYKKGSDIDLAVFWAHVTSRTIFKLTELLEEVYPLPYFFDIVHYESITNAKFKECIDQQGVDLFKRV